A stretch of the Arachis stenosperma cultivar V10309 chromosome 6, arast.V10309.gnm1.PFL2, whole genome shotgun sequence genome encodes the following:
- the LOC130934410 gene encoding uncharacterized protein LOC130934410 → MAIKWFNSSPPRSIASFDDLAKKFLARFSIQKDKAKHAPSLLEIKQGDRESLHNYMERFNKACLDIQNLPTETAIMGLINGLREGPFIHSISKRHPTSLNEVQERAEKYINMEENSRLGETSKSGFSCPPRDKDEKSRKKEDQPTEKPRKYHNYTPLRVSLVDVYREICNTEKILPPRPIKHKRGQSQTEYCEYHRVYGHPTKTH, encoded by the coding sequence TTCGATGACCTCGCCAAGAAGTTCCTAGctagattctccatccagaaagacaaagccaAACATGCCCCAAGCCTATTAGAAATTAAGCAAGGAGATCGAGAGAGCCTCcacaactacatggaaagattcaacaaggcATGTCTGGACATACAAAATCTGCCAACAGAAACAGCCATCATGGGTCTCATTAATGGCTTGCGAGAAGGACCCTTTATCCACTCCATATCCAAAAGGCACCCAACATCCCTGAACGaggtacaagaacgggcagaaAAGTATATTaacatggaggagaactctcgactaggagaaacCTCAAAATCTGGATTCTCCTGCCCACCTCGGGATAAGGATGAAAAGTCCAGGAAAAAAGAAGACCAGCCTActgaaaaacctagaaaatacCACAACTACACTCCCCTCAGGGTGTCCCTTGTGGATGTCTACCGAGAGATATGCAACACTGAAAAGATCCTGCCCCCTCGTCCGATTAAGCATAAAAGAGGACAAAGTCAGACAGAGTATTGCGAATACCACCGAGTCTACGGGCACCctaccaagacgcattaa